The Cuculus canorus isolate bCucCan1 chromosome 5, bCucCan1.pri, whole genome shotgun sequence genome window below encodes:
- the LOC128852253 gene encoding t-SNARE domain-containing protein 1-like: protein MAEESPKRRKANFNEAETEVLIEQVLKHEQLLFAAGPGRASPGQKRKVWELIRHKVNPVAACPRDVEDLKKRWRDLKRRDRSKLCRLSQGCAPPGPAALGLLLPPARRHPRAYGSVLPALPIAGGIDTLELPGAVLGDAGFNDDPGPSRQSSLEKMNLKEEIVVKVVEPEESSEDMVVVPPSQEQLPFLGTSGGGSSGKVKAKTKSRSQADQNAITEEDLLQIQQAQMQVIQSGFDSVNHNLQLLQQGMQDLSNSLSIMAHTLVAIKNVYVKNNTGPTTYATASTQTTAGYLSPGSPQASPTEDRGRAQVAGSSSRSSSCSSSSMSQEPGPSEFPRPPLRTIKKEHPNGCYYFCFADV, encoded by the exons ATGGCCGAGGAGTCGCCGAAGCGGCGCAAGGCGAATTTCAACGAGGCGGAGACGGAGGTGCTGATCGAGCAGGTGCTGAAGCACGAGCAGCTGCTGTtcgcggcggggccgggccgcgCCTCGCCGGGGCAGAAGCGGAAGGTGTGGGAGCTGATCCGCCACAAGGTGAACCCGGTGGCCGCCTGCCCCCGCGACGTCGAGGACCTGAAGAAGCGCTGGCGGGACCTGAAGCGCCGCGACCGCAGCAAGCTGTGCCGCCTCTCGCAGGGCTGCGCCCCGCCGGGCCCCGCCGCTCTCGGGCTCCTCCtgccgcccgcccgccgccaCCCCCGCGCCTACGGCTCCGTGCTGCCCGCCCTGCCCATCGCCGGCGGCATCGACACGCTGGAGCTGCCCGGCGCCGTCCTGGGGGACGCGG GGTTTAATGATGATCCTGGCCCATCTCGTCAGTCCAGTCTTGAGAAGATGAACCTCAAAGAAGAGATAGTAGTGAAGGTGGTAGAGCCAGAAGAAAGCTCTGAGGACATGGTGGTGGTTCCACCTAGCCAAGAACAACTACCTTTTCTAGGGACATCAGGCGGTGGTTCCTCTGGGAAagtaaaagccaaaacaaaaagcaggtcCCAGGCAGACCAAAATGCAATAACTGAGGAGGACCTATTGCAGATCCAGCAGGCCCAGATGCAGGTGATTCAGTCTGGCTTTGACAGTGTCAACCACaatcttcagctgctgcagcaaggCATGCAAGATCTGAGTAACAGCCTCAGCATCATGGCGCATACACTTGTTGCTATCAAAAATGTCTATGTGAAAAACAACACTGGCCCAACGACATATGCCACTGCCTCTACTCAGACCACAGCTGGGTACCTGAGCCCAGGTTCCCCCCAGGCCTCCCCCACTGAGGACAGAGGTAGAGCACAAGtggctggaagcagcagcagaagcagcagctgcagctccagctcaaTGTCGCAAGAACCAGGTCCTTCCGAGTTTCCTAGGCCACCCCTGAGAACCATTAAGAAAGAACATCCAAATGGCTGCTActatttctgctttgcagatgtttaa